From a single Mobula birostris isolate sMobBir1 chromosome 13, sMobBir1.hap1, whole genome shotgun sequence genomic region:
- the LOC140208227 gene encoding uncharacterized protein, producing MAHQRLHTGERPFICSDCGKEFTCSSKLKVHQRVHTGEWPFTCSDCGKGFTESFPLRRHQSVHTGERPFTCSDCGKGFTESFHLRRHQSVHTGERPFTSSDCGKGFTRSFHLRRHQSVQTGKRPFTCSDCGKGFTVSAHLLIHQSVHTAVRDFTCSVCDKTFTQSSNLQRHQQVHTGEKPFTCSDCGKGFTRSSHLQSHQRVHTGEWPFTCSDCGKGFTQASHLRRHQSVHTGERPFTCSVCGKTFTQSSNLQTHQRIHTGEKPFTCSDCGKGFTQLASLQGHQSVHTGKRPFTCSDCGKGFTTSSHLLSHQSVHTGEKPFTCPDCGKRFSQSSHLHTHQRVHTGEKLFTCSHCGKGFTRSSTLQSHQRVHTVE from the coding sequence atggctcaccagcgacttcacaccggggagcggccattcatttgctcagactgtgggaaggaattcacttgctcatctaagctaaaggtacatcagcgagttcacactggggagtggccgttcacctgctcagactgtgggaaaggattcactgagTCATTTCCCCTCAGAaggcaccagtcagttcacaccggggagcggccatttacctgctcagactgtgggaagggattcactgagtcatttCACCTCAGAaggcaccagtcagttcacactggggagaggccattcaccagctcggactgtgggaagggattcactcggtcatttcACCTCAGAAGACACCAATCAGTTCAAACTgggaagaggccattcacctgctcagactgtgggaagggattcaccgtATCAGCTCACCTACTGattcaccagtcagttcacactgcagtgagggatttcacctgctcagtctgtgataagacattcactcagtcatccaacctgcagagacaccagcaagttcacactggggagaagccgttcacctgctcagactgtggaaagggattcactcggtcatcccacctacagagtcaccagcgagttcacactggggagtggccgttcacctgctcagactgtgggaagggattcactcaggcatctcacctacggagacaccagtcggttcacactggggagaggccgttcacctgctcagtctgtgggaagacattcactcagtcatccaacctacagacacaccagcgaattcacactggggagaagcctttcacctgctcagactgtgggaagggattcacacagttagctagcctacaaggacaccagtcagttcacactgggaagaggccgttcacctgctcagactgtgggaagggattcaccacATCGTCTCACCTTCTGagtcaccagtcagttcacactggggagaagccattcacctgcccagactgtgggaagaggttctctcagtcatctcacctacatacacaccagcgagttcacactggggagaagctgttcacctgctcacactgtggaaagggattcactcgatcatccaccctacagagtcaccagcgagttcacactgtggAGTGA